The Candidatus Methylacidiphilales bacterium genome has a window encoding:
- a CDS encoding HAD hydrolase family protein, whose amino-acid sequence MYKPNLIKIIGLDCDGTLTDGKINLGKDGEQFKSFDVKDGFGIVNLIQNGKIVVFISARKSPILEYRANELGVKHCIQHASDKVLEMQKITSLYGVDFRDVCYMGDDIPDLPLITSVGLGAAPRNAHQKILEQAKWVSAFDAGNGAVRELCDFILHGI is encoded by the coding sequence ATGTACAAACCTAATCTTATAAAAATAATAGGATTAGATTGTGACGGAACGCTTACTGATGGAAAAATCAATCTCGGCAAAGATGGAGAGCAATTCAAATCATTTGATGTTAAGGATGGTTTTGGTATTGTCAACCTTATTCAAAATGGCAAAATAGTAGTTTTTATTTCTGCGAGAAAATCACCGATACTTGAGTATCGTGCAAATGAATTAGGTGTTAAACACTGTATTCAACACGCTTCTGATAAAGTATTAGAAATGCAGAAAATTACCTCATTGTATGGGGTAGATTTTAGAGATGTATGTTACATGGGCGACGATATACCTGACCTTCCACTTATAACTAGTGTAGGACTTGGCGCAGCCCCTCGCAACGCCCATCAAAAAATCTTAGAACAAGCGAAGTGGGTTAGTGCATTTGATGCTGGAAATGGGGCAGTGCGAGAGCTTTGCGATTTTATTTTACATGGTATTTAA
- a CDS encoding LptA/OstA family protein — MSINNIIILFVIGLFNFNLLAANIYTIESKYLTILASQEKMHYRGNVVLTASNFIINSSELEFIKKTREDLMRFTNLTIIQLSKDKKQKLTISGDKAEYFIKGKFIITGNVKFSDGENSIQAQKITYNSVNRTIEAVQVQDKQVKVVIKANE, encoded by the coding sequence ATGAGTATTAATAATATAATCATACTATTTGTCATAGGATTATTTAATTTTAATTTACTTGCAGCAAATATCTACACCATTGAATCAAAGTATCTAACCATTCTTGCAAGTCAAGAAAAAATGCACTATCGCGGAAATGTAGTCTTAACTGCCTCTAATTTCATAATAAATTCATCAGAACTTGAATTCATTAAAAAAACAAGGGAAGATTTGATGCGGTTCACCAACTTAACCATCATCCAACTTTCAAAAGATAAAAAACAAAAATTAACAATTTCAGGAGATAAGGCAGAATATTTTATTAAGGGTAAATTTATCATTACAGGTAATGTAAAATTTAGCGACGGAGAAAACTCCATTCAAGCTCAAAAAATCACCTACAACAGTGTAAATAGAACGATCGAAGCAGTACAAGTGCAAGATAAACAAGTAAAAGTGGTCATAAAAGCCAATGAATAA
- the lptB gene encoding LPS export ABC transporter ATP-binding protein, whose amino-acid sequence MNKSLDIFEIRKSIKDKVLVNNVSISLHPGEIVGLLGPNGAGKTTCFYLIAGIEKTENGVIRLDDTDITAMNLAQRALSGLAYLPQEASIFQSLSVEDNLRVAIELIGVTDENEITKIIGTFLEQMHLTHLAKTRGTNLSGGERRRVEIARLLCTNPKYILLDEPFAGIDPISVIETQYLIAQLSSKGIGVLITDHNYRELLSICKRVYFLYEGSILVEGNETEITSHPIVKKIYLGESEFK is encoded by the coding sequence ATGAATAAATCATTAGATATTTTTGAAATAAGAAAGTCTATTAAAGATAAAGTATTAGTGAACAATGTCTCGATAAGCCTGCATCCTGGAGAGATTGTAGGCTTACTCGGACCAAATGGAGCCGGAAAAACTACTTGTTTTTACCTAATCGCAGGTATTGAAAAAACCGAAAATGGAGTTATCAGACTTGATGATACAGATATAACCGCAATGAATCTAGCGCAAAGAGCATTATCAGGCTTGGCATATCTTCCACAAGAAGCAAGTATATTTCAATCTTTATCTGTAGAAGATAATTTAAGAGTGGCAATAGAATTAATAGGTGTTACTGATGAAAATGAAATTACTAAAATTATTGGGACTTTTCTCGAGCAAATGCATTTAACCCATCTTGCAAAAACCCGAGGCACAAATCTTTCTGGAGGCGAGCGAAGACGAGTAGAGATAGCTCGCTTACTTTGCACCAATCCAAAATATATTCTTCTCGATGAACCGTTCGCTGGAATTGATCCTATTTCTGTAATAGAAACACAATATCTAATTGCACAACTATCAAGTAAAGGTATTGGAGTTCTTATCACGGATCATAATTATCGTGAATTATTAAGTATCTGTAAAAGAGTTTATTTTCTTTATGAAGGATCTATACTTGTTGAAGGTAATGAAACAGAAATTACTTCGCACCCCATAGTTAAAAAAATTTATTTAGGTGAGTCTGAATTTAAGTAA
- a CDS encoding aconitase family protein, whose product MAKTIFDKIWDEHVLPSNNSNIQLLYVDRVILHERTGGIALQGVEDRALQVRRPESVYAIIDHAIDTFANRTDFGLVPHSEIAIQVTRSLANKFKINLYDINDENQGISHVVVAERGIAIPGSVIVCPDSHTGTLGALGCLGIGIGTSQAEQALITRTISVTRPKNIKIEINGTLSKYATAKDIVLAILQKYGTSVGHGAIIEYCGSLIKSIPLEGRMTICNMSVELGAFSGIISPDQITTEYFFSTPIGATLESSQLHTYIHSLSTDSDAIFENNHAMTLQNLLPRISYGISPDQNISIDQPLPAESSVDPEVIGYMGLSGVSYLQQLTIQGAFIGSCTNSRFSDLELVASFLKGKKINKNMKALIVPGSSRVKKMAEAKGFDKIFLEAGFEWRESGCSLCFFAGGESFPKGSRVLSSTNRNFKNRQGAQVKTHLASPLIVALGAVIGRIPSLEDLRLIT is encoded by the coding sequence ATGGCAAAAACAATTTTTGATAAGATTTGGGACGAACATGTGTTACCTTCCAACAATTCTAACATCCAATTATTATATGTTGATAGAGTTATATTACATGAGAGGACAGGTGGTATTGCGCTACAAGGTGTCGAAGATCGAGCATTGCAGGTTAGAAGACCTGAATCAGTTTATGCAATTATTGATCATGCAATTGATACCTTTGCAAATCGTACAGATTTTGGTTTAGTTCCTCATAGTGAAATTGCTATACAGGTAACAAGGTCTTTAGCAAATAAATTTAAAATAAATTTGTACGATATCAATGACGAAAATCAAGGAATTTCACATGTGGTAGTTGCGGAGAGAGGGATTGCAATTCCTGGTTCAGTTATTGTGTGCCCCGATAGTCATACAGGTACCTTAGGGGCGTTAGGTTGTCTAGGGATTGGAATTGGAACTAGTCAGGCAGAGCAAGCACTAATCACCAGAACTATTTCAGTAACTCGACCCAAGAATATAAAGATTGAAATAAATGGCACACTGAGCAAATATGCGACCGCAAAAGATATCGTTTTAGCTATTTTACAAAAATATGGCACATCAGTTGGTCATGGCGCGATAATTGAATATTGTGGTTCATTGATAAAAAGTATACCTTTGGAAGGTAGAATGACTATTTGTAACATGTCAGTTGAGCTCGGGGCGTTTAGTGGGATTATTTCCCCCGATCAAATAACTACTGAATATTTCTTTAGCACGCCAATCGGAGCTACTTTGGAATCAAGCCAATTACATACATATATACATTCGCTTTCAACAGACAGTGATGCTATCTTTGAGAATAATCATGCAATGACTTTACAGAATCTTTTACCACGAATTTCGTACGGCATTTCCCCCGACCAAAATATAAGTATTGACCAACCCTTACCAGCCGAATCAAGCGTTGACCCTGAAGTTATAGGATATATGGGACTTTCAGGCGTTTCATATCTCCAACAATTAACAATCCAAGGTGCTTTTATAGGCTCATGTACCAATAGTAGATTTAGTGACTTAGAATTAGTTGCCTCATTTCTGAAAGGTAAAAAAATAAATAAAAATATGAAAGCTTTAATTGTCCCAGGTTCTAGTCGTGTCAAAAAAATGGCTGAAGCAAAGGGGTTTGACAAAATTTTTTTAGAGGCTGGGTTTGAGTGGAGAGAGTCAGGGTGCTCACTTTGTTTTTTTGCTGGTGGTGAGTCGTTTCCGAAAGGATCTAGGGTGCTAAGCTCAACAAATAGAAATTTTAAAAACAGACAAGGAGCCCAAGTCAAAACACATCTTGCCAGCCCTTTAATTGTAGCGCTTGGGGCGGTGATAGGAAGGATACCTTCTTTAGAAGACTTACGACTTATTACTTAA
- a CDS encoding ribonucleoside-diphosphate reductase subunit alpha → MAKFTDIDNLEINHSNPNTTKDLQRENLGGISLTAPGKYRVIRRNGRLTEFEISKVETAMTKAFLAEEGGMAASSERIHELVAQLSLQVTNNLFKRLPDGGTFHIEDIQDQVELALMRQGEHKVARRYVLYREDRSKLRKSSVDNQTKPVINVTLSDGHTVALPTELLLAMIKNAANNLDDVDTGMLYSETVKNLYDLVPELDVIKSAIMSAKSLIEKEPNYSYVASRLLLKLCKIEAYKTLSMPVPASIFEPMQNSYQGYFEKYIAYAISKDLLSHELAEYDCATLAKVLIEQNDSKFSYLSLQTLYDRYFIHHGTNRIELPQAFFMRVAMGLALYEKKSEREQYAILFYKTLSSFRFMSSTPTLFNSGTLRPQLSSCYLTTVPDDLSGIYEAIKENALLSKYAGGLGNDWTSVRSMGSHIKGTNGNSQGVVPFLKVANDTAIAVNQGGKRKGAVCAYLETWHLDIEDFLELRKNTGDDRRRTHDMNTANWIPDLFMKRVHEKGEWTLFSPHETPDLHDIYGKDFEKRYMQYEQMVERGEILLYKKLPALTLWRKMLTMLYETGHPWITFKDPCNIRSPQRHVGVVHSSNLCTEITLNTNKEEIAVCNLGSINLKEHMTPEGLDEVALKETVSIAVRMLDNVIEYNYYSVEKAKFSNLKHRPIGLGLMGFTDLLYHLRVPYDSDKAIEISDQSMETISYFAIEASMSLAKERGPYQTYQGSLWSKGILPIDSLRLLDKERDGFLKVNYNSTKDWDTLRKNVTQYGVRNSNIMAIAPTATIANICGVSASIEPTYQNLYVKSNLSGEFTLINPYLVTDLKKHNIWDDVMINDLKYYDGSLQKIDRIPNEIKKLYKTAFEIDQRWLIECASRRQKWIDQAQSLNLYYADTDAKTLDLMYQLAWIRGLKTTYYLRTIGATHIEKTTLDSSRKNTLNRVTSADKITEFENKTSCAFGAGANDQECEVCQ, encoded by the coding sequence ATGGCTAAATTCACCGATATTGATAACCTTGAAATAAACCACTCAAACCCTAATACAACTAAAGATTTACAAAGAGAAAACTTAGGTGGTATTTCTTTAACTGCACCGGGAAAATACAGAGTAATCAGAAGAAATGGCAGGCTAACTGAATTTGAAATTTCCAAAGTGGAAACTGCTATGACAAAGGCTTTCTTAGCAGAAGAAGGAGGAATGGCAGCAAGTTCGGAAAGAATTCATGAGCTAGTTGCACAATTAAGCTTGCAAGTAACAAATAATTTATTCAAACGCCTACCCGATGGTGGGACATTTCACATAGAGGATATCCAAGATCAAGTTGAGCTTGCCTTAATGCGACAAGGCGAACACAAAGTTGCCAGAAGATATGTCCTTTATCGAGAAGATAGAAGTAAACTTAGAAAATCAAGCGTTGATAATCAGACTAAACCAGTAATAAATGTAACATTATCTGATGGACATACCGTCGCACTACCGACCGAATTATTACTTGCAATGATTAAGAATGCCGCAAACAATTTGGACGATGTGGATACTGGAATGTTGTATAGTGAAACAGTAAAAAATCTTTATGATTTAGTTCCTGAGCTAGATGTAATTAAGTCGGCAATTATGAGTGCAAAATCTCTTATCGAAAAAGAACCAAATTATTCTTATGTTGCTTCTCGCCTGCTCCTTAAGCTCTGCAAAATTGAAGCTTACAAAACTCTCTCAATGCCTGTGCCAGCAAGTATTTTTGAACCAATGCAAAATAGCTACCAAGGGTACTTCGAAAAATACATCGCTTATGCCATTTCGAAAGACTTACTCAGCCATGAGCTTGCCGAATATGATTGCGCTACACTTGCCAAAGTGTTAATTGAACAAAATGATTCTAAATTTAGCTACCTGAGTTTACAAACACTTTATGATCGCTACTTTATTCATCATGGCACCAATCGAATAGAATTACCACAAGCGTTTTTTATGCGAGTTGCTATGGGTTTGGCACTATATGAGAAAAAATCAGAGCGCGAGCAATATGCCATTTTGTTCTATAAGACGCTTTCTAGCTTTCGTTTTATGTCAAGCACTCCAACCCTATTCAATTCCGGCACACTTAGACCGCAACTTTCAAGTTGCTACCTAACAACAGTACCTGATGATTTAAGTGGTATCTACGAAGCTATTAAAGAAAATGCCCTTCTTTCAAAATATGCTGGCGGGTTAGGTAACGACTGGACCTCTGTGCGGAGCATGGGATCGCATATAAAAGGCACTAACGGAAATTCACAAGGTGTTGTTCCGTTTTTAAAAGTAGCGAACGATACTGCCATTGCAGTGAATCAAGGTGGCAAAAGAAAAGGTGCGGTTTGTGCATATCTTGAAACATGGCATTTAGATATAGAAGATTTTTTGGAGTTAAGAAAAAATACAGGTGATGATCGTAGAAGAACGCACGATATGAATACAGCTAATTGGATTCCAGATCTTTTTATGAAGCGAGTGCATGAAAAGGGAGAATGGACGCTATTCTCACCTCATGAGACACCTGATTTACATGACATTTATGGCAAAGATTTTGAAAAACGCTATATGCAATATGAGCAAATGGTCGAACGAGGTGAGATCCTATTGTACAAAAAATTACCTGCATTGACTTTATGGAGAAAAATGCTCACTATGTTATATGAAACGGGACACCCCTGGATTACATTTAAAGATCCATGTAATATCAGATCACCCCAGCGACATGTTGGAGTGGTCCACTCATCAAATCTATGTACAGAAATCACACTCAACACAAACAAAGAAGAAATTGCGGTCTGTAATCTAGGTTCGATAAATCTTAAAGAGCATATGACACCTGAAGGTTTAGATGAGGTAGCGCTCAAAGAGACCGTCTCTATAGCGGTTAGAATGCTCGATAATGTAATTGAATACAATTATTACAGTGTCGAAAAAGCAAAATTTTCAAATCTAAAGCATAGACCAATCGGTCTTGGGTTAATGGGGTTCACAGACTTGCTGTATCACTTACGAGTTCCTTATGATAGCGATAAAGCAATTGAAATATCTGATCAATCTATGGAAACAATTAGCTACTTTGCTATAGAAGCTTCTATGAGTCTTGCCAAAGAACGGGGTCCGTATCAAACATATCAGGGATCATTGTGGAGCAAAGGTATACTTCCAATTGACTCATTGCGACTCCTCGATAAAGAGAGGGATGGTTTTTTAAAAGTAAACTATAACTCAACAAAAGATTGGGATACGTTAAGGAAGAATGTTACCCAATACGGGGTTAGGAACTCAAATATAATGGCGATCGCCCCAACCGCGACCATTGCAAACATTTGTGGAGTATCCGCATCTATCGAGCCTACATACCAAAATCTGTATGTCAAATCTAATTTATCTGGTGAATTCACCTTAATCAATCCGTACCTTGTCACAGACTTAAAAAAGCACAATATCTGGGACGACGTGATGATTAATGATTTGAAATATTACGATGGTAGTTTGCAAAAAATTGATCGCATTCCAAATGAAATTAAAAAACTTTATAAAACTGCATTTGAGATTGATCAGCGTTGGTTAATTGAATGTGCTTCACGAAGACAAAAATGGATAGACCAAGCTCAGTCTCTTAATCTGTACTATGCAGATACTGACGCCAAAACACTAGACCTAATGTATCAATTAGCATGGATACGAGGACTAAAGACAACATATTACTTGCGAACCATTGGGGCAACTCATATTGAAAAAACAACTTTAGATTCTAGTAGAAAAAATACTTTGAATAGAGTTACTTCAGCAGATAAAATTACAGAATTTGAAAATAAAACCAGTTGTGCGTTTGGAGCTGGAGCTAATGATCAAGAATGCGAGGTTTGTCAATAA
- the grxD gene encoding Grx4 family monothiol glutaredoxin: protein MVLDKNETLNRIKEIVSKNEIVIFMKGTPQFPQCGFSAKASKVLGEVGAQYYAVNVLEDLAIFKFLPDFAAWPTFPQIYARGELIGGCDILVDLYNSGELADIIKNQDAAS from the coding sequence ATGGTACTAGACAAAAATGAGACATTAAATCGAATTAAAGAAATCGTTTCAAAAAACGAAATAGTAATTTTTATGAAAGGCACCCCACAATTTCCACAATGTGGATTTTCTGCTAAAGCATCTAAAGTTCTTGGCGAAGTTGGAGCACAGTATTATGCTGTTAATGTGCTTGAAGATTTAGCTATTTTTAAATTTCTTCCAGATTTTGCAGCATGGCCAACTTTTCCTCAAATCTACGCCAGAGGAGAATTGATAGGCGGATGTGACATATTGGTTGATTTATATAATTCAGGCGAATTAGCAGATATAATTAAAAATCAAGACGCTGCTAGCTAA
- the pyrC gene encoding dihydroorotase, producing the protein MTLQSIIMRQPDDWHTHLREQEMLNFALPHTASQFYRALLMPNLKKPVTTAIAVTEYQSQVDSLLLKNPPGKLFEPHYALFLQETTSVEEVYRCTKLPNVRGFKYYPSRATTNSDHGVKDLLVLDNILAAIAESNSVLLLHGEVVSAYVDPFDREKLFIQQILPVIMRRHPTLKIVMEHITTRTSVDFILSQKGRVHATITPHHLLLDRRAIFNNGIHPHFYCLPLLQRNEDKNALIMAATSGLPWFFAGTDSAPHAISAKETSCGCAGIFNTPVALSIYADIFERVGKLYALEDFLSKHGALFYELPMNKTMIELQKKPWNVPSVYEFGVEKVVPLCSGEVASWQLVA; encoded by the coding sequence ATGACCCTGCAATCCATTATAATGCGTCAACCTGATGATTGGCACACTCATCTGCGAGAACAAGAGATGCTGAATTTCGCACTTCCCCATACAGCTTCTCAATTTTATCGAGCGTTACTCATGCCAAACCTAAAGAAACCGGTTACTACCGCAATTGCTGTTACTGAGTACCAATCCCAAGTTGATTCATTGTTGCTAAAAAATCCTCCGGGCAAGTTGTTTGAACCTCATTATGCTCTTTTTTTACAGGAAACTACCAGTGTTGAAGAAGTGTACCGGTGCACTAAACTTCCTAACGTTAGAGGATTTAAGTACTACCCAAGCAGGGCAACAACTAACTCAGATCATGGAGTGAAAGATTTGCTTGTCCTAGATAATATCCTTGCCGCTATCGCTGAGTCAAACTCTGTGCTATTGTTGCATGGTGAGGTTGTTTCTGCTTATGTGGATCCATTTGATCGTGAAAAGCTATTTATACAACAAATACTTCCTGTTATCATGAGACGCCATCCTACCCTAAAAATTGTTATGGAACATATAACCACTAGAACCTCTGTTGATTTTATCCTGTCGCAAAAGGGCAGAGTACATGCAACTATCACACCGCACCATCTCTTGTTGGATCGTAGAGCGATTTTTAATAATGGCATACACCCTCATTTTTATTGTTTGCCCTTACTTCAACGCAACGAAGATAAAAACGCCCTGATTATGGCCGCAACCTCTGGATTGCCATGGTTTTTTGCTGGCACAGATTCCGCCCCACATGCGATTAGTGCCAAAGAAACAAGCTGTGGATGTGCTGGTATATTTAATACTCCTGTAGCACTTAGTATTTATGCAGATATTTTTGAAAGAGTTGGAAAATTGTACGCCTTAGAAGATTTTTTAAGCAAACATGGTGCGCTTTTTTATGAGCTCCCAATGAATAAAACTATGATTGAGCTTCAAAAAAAACCTTGGAATGTACCAAGTGTTTATGAGTTTGGAGTGGAGAAGGTGGTGCCGCTTTGTTCAGGAGAAGTGGCTAGTTGGCAATTGGTAGCCTAA
- a CDS encoding Mur ligase family protein produces the protein MLSNKSETIHILGICGTFMAGIAQLALKKGYRVTGSDSHYHDPIYSQLKGLSKTYDLTLFEGHAYKDISPSTSMIIVGNVMTRGMQVIEDMLIGSIPYTSGPQWMGSHILNGKKVIAIAGTHGKTTTTALVSFILQSCKIDCGYLIGGIPLNNNLTHAHLGTDYFVIEADEYDSAFFDKRSKFIHYKPTTLLINNLEFDHADIFESIEDIQTQFHFLIRTMSAKTNIFARSVPFIKQLIAKGCWSNLVWLQSKQHWYAYKSNHHIIITFKNKVISRLSLTEYPSLEISCNSENVLSAYAICTQLGVSVTDIEKYLKEFKQVTRRMQKIYESPSIVVYEDFAHHPTSIKISLEYLKNSFKPDDTGIVIEMGSNSMKMGTWEQKLQLLTKPYKAKLLSKTPLAVVSKKTLGALLNSVNAQGSKKKKAIIIMSNKNIDPLRVKILELVKSYERKK, from the coding sequence ATGTTATCAAACAAGTCTGAAACGATTCATATTTTGGGTATCTGCGGAACCTTCATGGCGGGTATCGCGCAACTCGCATTAAAAAAGGGCTACAGAGTAACCGGAAGTGATTCGCACTATCACGATCCAATTTATAGCCAATTAAAAGGCCTGTCTAAAACTTACGATCTCACGCTTTTTGAAGGTCATGCATATAAAGATATCTCTCCGTCAACAAGCATGATTATCGTTGGTAATGTAATGACTAGAGGTATGCAAGTTATTGAAGATATGTTGATCGGCTCAATCCCATATACTTCAGGACCTCAATGGATGGGTTCGCATATATTAAATGGAAAAAAGGTCATTGCTATTGCCGGAACTCATGGTAAAACAACAACTACCGCACTAGTTTCTTTTATACTTCAATCTTGTAAGATTGATTGTGGTTATTTAATTGGTGGAATACCCCTAAACAACAATCTCACTCACGCACATCTTGGAACTGATTACTTTGTCATTGAGGCTGATGAATATGATAGTGCATTTTTTGATAAGCGATCTAAATTTATACACTACAAACCTACAACGCTGCTAATCAATAATCTAGAATTTGATCATGCTGATATTTTTGAGTCAATAGAAGATATTCAGACTCAATTTCATTTTCTCATTAGAACTATGAGCGCCAAGACAAACATATTTGCTAGAAGTGTTCCGTTCATAAAACAGTTAATAGCTAAAGGGTGCTGGTCAAATCTAGTATGGTTGCAATCTAAACAACATTGGTATGCCTATAAATCCAACCACCACATTATTATCACTTTTAAAAATAAAGTAATATCAAGACTATCGCTGACTGAGTATCCTTCTCTAGAGATTTCATGTAACTCTGAAAATGTACTTTCTGCGTATGCAATTTGTACACAACTTGGAGTCTCCGTAACTGACATTGAAAAATATCTTAAAGAATTTAAACAAGTCACCAGACGGATGCAAAAAATTTACGAATCGCCCTCAATTGTTGTTTACGAAGATTTTGCCCATCACCCTACCTCAATCAAAATTAGCCTCGAATACCTCAAAAATTCTTTTAAACCTGATGATACTGGCATCGTAATTGAAATGGGTTCAAATAGCATGAAAATGGGCACATGGGAACAAAAATTACAACTCCTAACCAAACCATATAAAGCCAAATTACTCTCTAAAACACCACTTGCTGTAGTATCAAAAAAAACACTGGGAGCATTATTAAACTCGGTCAATGCTCAAGGTTCAAAAAAGAAAAAAGCGATTATAATTATGAGTAATAAAAATATTGACCCGCTAAGGGTTAAAATACTAGAGCTAGTTAAAAGTTATGAGCGAAAAAAATAA
- a CDS encoding serine/threonine-protein kinase, producing MSEKNNPTEAVVPKRLGRYMVRELLGSGTHGSVYKGYDPYVGRMVAIKIEKITESPNEESSIQTHQNLFKEARTTGFLSHPNIVSLYDVGVENNIYFIVMEYVEGNTLSVYCSSENKELSDNPQRVIKIAYDCCIALEYSHTNRVLHRDIKPSNIMLTKEGKPKIMDFSIAHKIQKEAEDQQVIGSPTYMSPEQIQGKALTPATDQFSLAVVIFYVLAKQPPFYNSNIKELFKLILKSEPPELQSLRPDLPKELSLILSKAMSKNPSDRFPNCQTFGSELLALYRSTEKSSLNKSQQHDAISRLAFFSYFNQDEIELFINSSTMVRSNNGDILFQEGQETYDLYVIISGEVDIIKNQTLIATLKSGEVFGEMTFLAKNSNLKRTATAKSRGESLILKIDTQIITNFPIEAQLNYYKVFCENLAYRLSITTSKLASKR from the coding sequence ATGAGCGAAAAAAATAACCCCACTGAAGCAGTAGTTCCTAAAAGACTAGGAAGATATATGGTACGTGAACTACTTGGTTCAGGTACACACGGTAGCGTCTACAAAGGATATGATCCGTATGTTGGAAGAATGGTGGCAATCAAAATTGAAAAAATAACTGAAAGTCCCAACGAAGAAAGTTCTATACAAACCCATCAAAATTTATTCAAAGAAGCGCGCACTACTGGATTCCTCAGTCACCCCAATATTGTATCTTTATACGATGTAGGAGTCGAAAATAACATATATTTTATAGTTATGGAGTATGTTGAAGGTAACACATTGTCAGTATACTGCTCAAGTGAAAACAAGGAATTGAGTGACAACCCTCAAAGAGTAATTAAAATTGCTTATGATTGTTGTATTGCATTGGAATATTCACACACCAATAGAGTATTACATAGAGATATCAAACCTTCCAATATCATGTTAACGAAAGAGGGGAAGCCAAAAATAATGGATTTTAGCATCGCACATAAAATCCAAAAAGAAGCAGAAGATCAACAAGTTATCGGCTCACCCACATATATGTCTCCTGAACAAATTCAGGGCAAGGCATTAACTCCAGCTACTGATCAGTTCTCTCTTGCAGTAGTTATTTTTTATGTTTTAGCAAAACAGCCACCTTTTTACAACAGCAATATTAAAGAACTTTTTAAATTAATTCTAAAAAGCGAACCCCCCGAACTTCAATCACTAAGACCAGATCTGCCTAAAGAGTTGAGTTTAATTTTAAGCAAAGCTATGAGTAAAAACCCTTCCGATCGTTTTCCCAATTGCCAAACATTTGGTAGTGAGCTCTTGGCACTTTACCGAAGTACTGAAAAATCTAGTTTGAATAAATCCCAACAACATGACGCAATAAGTAGATTGGCTTTCTTTAGTTATTTTAATCAAGATGAAATAGAATTATTTATTAATTCTTCCACGATGGTGCGTTCAAATAACGGCGATATACTATTTCAAGAAGGGCAAGAAACATACGATCTTTATGTTATTATTTCAGGGGAAGTAGATATTATTAAAAATCAAACACTAATCGCCACTTTAAAAAGCGGAGAAGTGTTTGGAGAGATGACCTTCTTAGCTAAAAACTCCAATTTAAAGAGAACTGCCACAGCAAAATCACGCGGAGAATCTCTAATTCTTAAAATAGATACTCAGATTATTACCAATTTTCCTATTGAGGCACAACTTAATTACTACAAGGTATTCTGCGAGAATCTTGCTTACCGACTATCAATTACTACATCAAAATTAGCGTCAAAACGCTAA